Proteins found in one Oncorhynchus tshawytscha isolate Ot180627B linkage group LG25, Otsh_v2.0, whole genome shotgun sequence genomic segment:
- the LOC112224426 gene encoding hemoglobin subunit beta-2 produces the protein MVEWTDEERAAISNIFSKLDYDEIGQKSLSRCLIVYPWTQRYFGGFGNLYNAEAIMNNPLIAKHGTTVLHGLDRALKNMDDIKNTYAELSVLHSEKLHVDPDNFKLLSDCLTIVIAGKMGNAFTPEYQASFQKFLSVVVSALGRQYH, from the exons ATGGTTGAGTGGACAGATGAAGAGCGCGCGGCCATCTCCAACATCTTCTCCAAACTAGACTATGACGAAATTGGCCAAAAGTCCCTGTCAAG GTGTCTGATCGTGTACCCCTGGACCCAGAGGTATTTCGGGGGCTTCGGCAACCTGTACAACGCAGAGGCCATCATGAACAACCCTCTGATTGCTAAGCACGGCACCACGGTGCTGCACGGTCTGGACAGAGCTCTGAAGAACATGGACGACATCAAGAACACATACGCCGAGCTGAGCGTTCTGCACTCCGAGAAACTGCACGTGGATCCCGACAACTTTAAG CtgttgtctgactgtctgaccatCGTCATCGCTGGGAAGATGGGCAACGCATTCACCCCCGAATATCAGGCATCCTTCCAGAAGTTCTTGTCAGTGGTGGTGTCTGCTCTGGGCAGGCAGTACCACTAG